A single genomic interval of Vairimorpha necatrix chromosome 5, complete sequence harbors:
- a CDS encoding H/ACA ribonucleoprotein complex subunit CBF5, whose protein sequence is MTLDSENTSPLLKNFDSMIIKSTDFTPMSCGFLPYQRPLDQHLNYGIVHVDKSSNPSSHEVVTWVKNILNCEKTGHCGTLDPKVSGVLTICLNRATRLTKSQQTLGKEYVCVIEFEDKPSRKAFNKAVEKLTGLLYQRPPLMCAVKRDLRLRNIYKIEIIEFSKSKKQALFKVSCEAGTYIRTLCVHIGLMMGCPATMAALRRIRSGLTEESECFTLHDLKDAKYVFDRNNEEIYLRRVIRPLEEILVEYPKIIVKDSCINALCYGAKLCVSGILRLDPNINIGQTIVVVSVKGEAICLADTIVSSAEILMMDHGYVAQTKRVIMEKDLYLRGWGTRKEYELLCE, encoded by the coding sequence ATGACATTAGATTCCGAAAATACGTCGCCTCTTctcaaaaattttgattctatgattattaaaagtaCTGATTTCACACCTATGAGTTGTGGCTTTTTACCATACCAAAGGCCATTAGATCAACATTTAAATTATGGCATTGTTCATGTTGATAAAAGTTCGAATCCCAGTTCCCATGAAGTTGTCACTTGggtcaaaaatattttgaattgTGAAAAAACTGGTCATTGCGGAACACTCGACCCAAAAGTGAGTGGTGTCCTTACAATATGTTTAAATAGAGCCACAAGACTTACTAAAAGCCAACAGACACTTGGTAAAGAATATGTCTGTGTTATAGAATTTGAAGACAAACCAAGTAGAAAAGCTTTTAATAAAGCAGTAGAAAAACTTACTGGTCTTTTGTACCAAAGGCCGCCTTTAATGTGTGCAGTTAAACGAGATCTCAGATTgagaaatatttacaaaattgaaattatagaattttCAAAGAGTAAAAAACAAGCTCTTTTCAAAGTTTCTTGTGAAGCTGGAACTTATATTCGTACTTTGTGTGTTCACATTGGTCTTATGATGGGTTGCCCCGCTACTATGGCGGCTCTGCGTCGAATTAGAAGTGGGCTGACTGAAGAAAGTGAATGTTTTACTTTGCACGACTTAAAAGATGCgaaatatgtttttgatcgaaataatgaagaaatttatttaagacGAGTAATTCGACCATTAGAAGAAATTCTGGTAGAATATCCGaaaattattgtaaaaGATAGTTGCATAAATGCGCTTTGTTATGGAGCCAAACTATGCGTGAGTGGAATATTAAGATTAGATcctaatataaatataggGCAGACTATAGTTGTGGTTTCTGTCAAGGGTGAAGCAATTTGCCTTGCTGACACAATTGTAAGCAGTGCAGAAATATTAATGATGGATCATGGGTATGTTGCACAGACAAAACGAGTCATCATGGAGAAAGATCTGTACCTTAGAGGGTGGGGAACAAGAAAAGAATACGAACTTTTGTgcgaataa
- a CDS encoding serine/threonine-protein kinase (RIO1) gives MTKCKEIKQKKDKSDRNTIDKVLDKKTISILNKLVARKKIIDLQGSIFTGKEANVYLAYASTEIYSKYVKNIHLLDEKNTNKNIFCPKKLQEIIKNTKINKVENEIKNLFIDKNSPLTLSKRKLRKKVKKDKNVIINKEEIKNTEKIIEEKILDKNEPTEEIVKVAIKIYKTSAMNFKDRERYLESEKRFKNFCTKNSRKLIKLWAEKEVRNLKRLNKFNIPSPIPIYLKRNVLIMNLIGSPAPRLRDASFEDPVEVYNQVIQIIFDMYNKCNLIHADLSEWNLLYFENIVYVIDVSQSVERDHINAKEFLITDITNVNNFFTKLGVEVENINDLFTRITDTEIPEYLKNFEITKNTFIPSKLDDVTNFEDVKMFMDSKMSDDDSYSISEEDLESNISEEKNNNEEEMLSKKEKKKIVKEFNKERRAYKISKVEKKRILKKYLGKKKKN, from the coding sequence ATGACAAAGTGCAAAGAAataaaacagaaaaaagacaaatctGATAGAAATACAATAGACAAAGTACTagacaaaaaaacaatctCAATTCTAAATAAACTTGTAGCAcgcaaaaaaattatagatttACAAGGAAGTATTTTTACTGGTAAAGAGGCCAATGTTTATTTGGCATACGCCAGTACAGAAATTTATTccaaatatgtaaaaaatattcatttgttagatgaaaaaaatactaataaaaatattttctgtcctaaaaaattgcaagaaattataaaaaatactaaaattaataaagtaGAAaacgaaataaaaaatttattcattGACAAAAATTCACCTCTTACTTTaagtaaaagaaaattaagaaaaaaagtaaaaaaagataaaaatgtcataataaataaagaagaaatcaaaaatacCGAAAAAATCAtcgaagaaaaaattttagacaAAAATGAACCAACAGAAGAAATCGTAAAAGTCgctataaaaatttataaaacttctgctatgaattttaaagataGAGAAAGATATTTGGAAAGtgaaaaaagatttaaaaatttttgtactAAAAATAGtagaaaattaataaaattgtgGGCAGAAAAAGAAGTGAGAAATCTTAAAAgattgaataaatttaatattccGTCTCCTATAccaatttatttaaaaaggaaTGTTTTGATTATGAATCTAATAGGATCTCCAGCTCCCCGCCTTAGAGACGCTTCGTTTGAAGATCCAGTGGAAGTTTACAACCAAGTcatacaaataatattcgATATGTACAATAAATGTAATCTCATCCACGCAGATTTAAGTGAGTggaatttattatatttcgAGAATATTGTGTATGTTATAGATGTATCACAAAGTGTAGAGAGAGATCATATAAATGCGAAAGAATTTCTTATTACTGATATAACCAATGTAAATAACTTCTTTACAAAGTTAGGAGTAGAagtagaaaatattaatgatCTTTTTACTAGAATTACAGATACAGAAATACCTgaatacttaaaaaattttgaaataacaaaaaacacATTTATACCATCAAAACTAGATGATGTTACAAATTTCGAAGAtgtaaaaatgtttatggATTCGAAAATGTCTGATGATGATTCTTATTCGATTAGTGAAGAAGATTTAGAAAGTAATATTAgtgaagaaaaaaataataatgaagaagaaatgttaagtaaaaaagagaagaagaagatagtcaaagaatttaataaagaaagaagAGCTTACAAAATAAGTAAAGtagagaaaaaaagaatcttaaaaaaatatttaggaaaaaaaaagaaaaactaa
- a CDS encoding ADP-ribosylation factor-like protein, which yields MSICSQTKQLLINYYQKLFVPKFRVCVLGLTNSAKSSTISSVFNISNYDNTKEINKVDYKTDNVIFHIYDIKGGRKQRRFWDYFYKRCDVLVYCVDLSASEEVWEESKFELKQLIHRNRRNMKNMLVLGTKNDKGRAMEIGEMIMKLDLTSIFEVEIACFSISTKDNTNISLVEPWLFEQYKIKGTQSAFQLF from the coding sequence ATGTCAATTTGTTCGCAGACTAAACAActcttaataaattattatcaGAAATTATTTGTCCCCAAATTCAGAGTTTGTGTCTTAGGCCTAACTAATTCTGCTAAATCTTCTACAATATCTTCTGTATtcaatatttctaattatGACAAtactaaagaaataaataaagtagATTATAAAACTGATAATGTCATCTTCCACATATACGATATAAAAGGCGGAAGAAAACAGAGAAGATTCTGGGACTACTTCTATAAGAGATGTGATGTCTTGGTATACTGTGTAGACCTCAGTGCATCAGAAGAAGTCTGGGAAGAAAGTAAATTCgaattaaaacaattaatTCATAGAAATAGAAGGAATATGAAGAACATGCTAGTACTGGGCACTAAGAATGATAAAGGCCGGGCTATGGAAATAGGGGAGATGATCATGAAATTAGACCTTACATCTATATTTGAGGTAGAAATTGCCTGTTTTTCTATATCTACGAAAGATAATACGAATATTTCACTTGTAGAGCCTTGGCTTTTTGAGCAGTACAAAATTAAAGGCACACAGTCGGCATTTCAGttattctaa
- a CDS encoding proliferating cellular nuclear antigen 1 (PCNA), which produces MFELEISHPQVQKGRDKNNNVITKKITKKNHDTDENGNNLQDSDGNEETDNNLTSTDQTKAAVKIENQVVFPGGKIGLLRKTLESISEVVDHVEIKARAEGLEMQVMDSLHVVFVDIFLSKNLFDKYRCDRDITLGVKVKSLITILKDLSFPADSSLHLSCNDDPENLSICYKSSQYTLNWELSLYSFDNEVFEMPAFDFQAEVTMYAQQFMVLPKLIGIFGEFITIEARKNMITFKQKGDTTAAAMTLEEGDDKEVEINVLSEIKKEMAMKYIVIIGKVAGLCSKIKLHLGEETPVFFDFNLFDLGHMRFYIAPKTETDN; this is translated from the coding sequence ATGTTCGAATTGGAAATTTCACACCCGCAAGTGCAAAAAGGTCGTGACAAGAACAATAATGTAATaacaaagaaaattacaaaaaaaaatcatgaCACCGACGAAAATGGAAATAATTTACAAGACTCGGATGGGAACGAGGAAACAGATAATAATTTGACAAGTACTGACCAAACAAAGGCAGCagtaaaaatagaaaatcaAGTTGTTTTCCCTGGTGGTAAAATCGgtttattaagaaaaacTTTAGAAAGTATTTCTGAAGTTGTTGATCACGTAGAAATCAAAGCACGTGCTGAAGGTCTAGAAATGCAAGTCATGGATTCTTTACATGTAGTCTTTGttgacatttttttaagtaaaaatttatttgataaatacAGGTGTGACAGAGACATTACACTTGGTGTAAAAGTCAAAAGCTTGattacaattttaaaagatttaagtTTTCCTGCTGATTCTAGTCTTCATCTTTCTTGTAATGACGACCCAGAAAACTTGTCTATTTGTTATAAATCTTCTCAATATACTTTAAATTGGGAATTGAGTCTTTATTCATTTGACAATGAAGTTTTTGAAATGCCTGCTTTTGATTTCCAGGCAGAAGTGACGATGTACGCTCAACAATTTATGGTCTTACCTAAGCTTATTGGTATTTTCGGCGAATTTATTACAATTGAAGCAAGAAAAAACATGATAACTTTCAAACAAAAAGGCGACACAACTGCCGCGGCTATGACGCTAGAAGAAGGCGACGACAAGGAAGTAGAAATAAATGTCTTGtcagaaattaaaaaagaaatggctatgaaatatattgtaataATTGGGAAAGTTGCGGGATTATGTTCTAAGATTAAATTACATCTTGGTGAAGAGACACCAGtgttttttgattttaatttatttgatttgGGACATATGAGATTTTATATTGCCCCCAAAACAGAAACagataattaa
- a CDS encoding ribonuclease Z, translated as MICSLKCLSTKSGKSILLILEKKTYVFNIFEGFQRYCIEANISLKFITTVFIPNREGIPPLCGLYLTLRDMNVNSLNIVCSEDVENLIKKAFSFCPPNSLKILFIRDFYDDEFITVTDQYILQIKKFRGKFKIENIPENIPKKFYKELVLGKKITVEGQTYEGSDFLEPSINFKKIFILYNGKLKIEEGSKVLCLRMSDYKRLKSEDTWYVCGSAGIDFVSQYNLLRGLRDISKDYHLPRLLKQRQKIRRTRQVNKKLTYDILEPCRFFKYLQSTDCFTYKKEALGFVLNRGVRNVPLVNYQDSDNFLTTDENFALILGSGCAIPSKYRNVTGIFVFIENKGFLLDCGEDTVNQLLRLKGSQCLLDSLDVIFISHSHGDHNLGLINLLAKLNHKVILIAPQCIIDFVSSFCENVVTFATNKAKELEYEHGVSSFNFPDDLEINVCGCVHNLDSCSVSIKYKNVKFSYSGDTRPSELFACMAFNSDLMIHESTFEDDNLDKALKTKHSTLGEAYYIFKKSQSKELLLTHFSQRYSKNFMANNLGIPCHDFYKYRIGKSEYKDKDINEYLKNLQ; from the coding sequence ATGATTTGttctttaaaatgtttGTCGACGAAAAGTGgtaaatcaattttattaattttagaaaaaaaaacttacgtttttaatatatttgaagGGTTTCAGAGATATTGTATAGAAGCAAATATTTcattgaaatttattactACTGTATTTATTCCTAATAGAGAAGGCATTCCTCCTTTGTGTGGTCTTTATCTTACCCTGAGGGATATGAATGTTAACTCTTTGAATATTGTGTGTTCAGAAGATGTAGAAAATCTCATCAAAAAAGCGTTCTCGTTTTGTCCACCGAATTctttgaaaatattgtttattaGAGATTTTTATGATGATGAATTTATCACTGTAACTGACCAGTacattttacaaataaaaaaatttagaggcaaattcaaaatagaaaatattccGGAAAATATCccgaaaaaattttacaaagaaCTTGTTCTTGGTAAGAAAATAACTGTTGAGGGTCAAACTTATGAAGGGtctgattttttagaaccaagtattaattttaagaaaatttttattttatataacggtaaattaaaaattgaagaaGGCAGTAAAGTGCTGTGTTTAAGGATGTCTGACtataaaagattaaaaTCTGAAGATACTTGGTATGTTTGTGGGTCAGCTGGCATAGATTTTGTCTCacaatataatttactaAGAGGCCTTCGTGATATTTCAAAGGATTACCACCTGCCTAGGCTTTTAAAACaaagacaaaaaatacGACGAACACGACAAGTCAACAAAAAGTTAACGTACGACATTTTAGAACCTtgtagattttttaaatatttacaatcAACTGATTGTTTCACGTATAAAAAAGAGGCGCTTGGATTTGTTTTAAACAGAGGCGTACGAAATGTTCCTTTGGTAAATTATCAAGATtctgataattttttaacaacaGACGAGAATTTCGCTCTTATTCTCGGATCGGGCTGTGCTATTCCTTCAAAATACAGAAATGTCACTGGTATTTTcgtttttatagaaaacaAAGGTTTTTTACTGGACTGTGGGGAAGATACGGTCAATCAGCTTTTAAGACTTAAAGGTTCTCAATGTCTGCTTGATAGTCTTgatgttatatttattagtcATTCACACGGAGATCATAATCTAGGATTGATAAATTTGCTTGCCAAACTAAACCACAAAGTTATATTAATCGCTCCTCAGTGTATTATTGATTTTGTAAGTTCTTTTTGCGAAAATGTAGTCACATTCGCTACTAATAAAGCCAAAGAATTAGAATACGAACATGGCGTATCATCTTTTAACTTTCCTGATGATCTCGAAATAAATGTGTGTGGTTGTGTTCACAATTTAGACTCGTGTTCTgtttctataaaatataaaaatgtcaaGTTTTCATATTCTGGTGACACAAGACCATCTGAACTATTTGCATGTATGGCTTTTAACTCTGATCTGATGATTCACGAATCAACATTTGAAGACGATAACTTAGATAAAGCCTTAAAGACAAAGCATAGCACATTGGGAGAAGcgtattatattttcaagaAATCGCAATCTAAAGAACTTCTTCTTACACATTTTAGTCAAAGgtattctaaaaattttatggcGAATAATTTAGGAATACCTTGTCAtgatttttacaaatatagAATTGGTAAAAGCGAGTACAAAGACAAAGatataaatgaatatttaaagaatttacaataa
- a CDS encoding DNA-directed RNA polymerase III subunit (RPC9) has protein sequence MKILKKNIKFFANYEINQALENDTSKFVDQVKTFCTSKEYKPDIYTKLKEYNLVEFEILQLLNLCPKQLIDLSLVIEEIEERYTEEKLEEILELFK, from the coding sequence atgaaaattttgaaaaaaaatatcaaattttttgcaAATTATGAAATAAATCAAGCATTAGAAAATGACACTAGTAAATTCGTAGATCAAGTCAAGACATTTTGTACTTCTAAAGAATACAAACCAGACATATACACCAAATTAAAGGAATACAATTTGGTagaatttgaaatattacAGTTATTAAATTTGTGTCCTAAGCAGCTAATTGATTTATCTCTGGTtatagaagaaattgaagaaAGATACACAGAAGAGAAGCTTGAGGAGATTTTAGAATTAttcaaataa
- a CDS encoding WD40 repeat domain-containing protein, giving the protein MTKDTEIEDISNEDITNMDEVETVIYTPNLEDEDLECSDEVYDSLDYYDMDWPSQTVTTFKNKYVLVGTNPDNEPGKLKVFDLNKMGQEDFEVNSLTASVSYNRIRTNENINCVSDTTFDIYNEDLKLLESLSYDNVDYGLCSTSESSIFSHDKGNVSIFTDRVTETRFVHSDSINSLNFHNSLIYSASSDKSSKITDLRSKDVVFHKIEKAEINAIDTNKDNLFAMGDDLGSIKVIDMRMPKNEIGIFWHKSSISSLTWKDSDIFLSTSDEQLCIFDTSLEDEWEYEKYLLFVHQGQRYYKDVCLVNNLVITTSVDGLCFFTPISFSE; this is encoded by the coding sequence ATGACGAAGGACACTGAAATAGAAGATATTTCAAATGAGGATATAACTAATATGGATGAAGTGGAGACAGTAATTTATACTCCTAATCTGGAAGATGAAGATCTAGAATGCAGTGACGAGGTCTATGACAGTCTTGATTATTATGACATGGACTGGCCTTCACAGACAGTGacaacatttaaaaataaatatgttttagtGGGCACAAATCCAGACAACGAGCCGGGAAAACTCAAAGTATTTGATCTTAATAAAATGGGACAAGAAGATTTTGAGGTCAATTCACTGACTGCCAGTGTCTCTTACAATAGAATAAGGactaatgaaaatataaattgtgTCTCTGATACCACGTTCGACATTTACAATGAGGATCTGAAATTATTAGAGTCTCTTTCTTATGACAATGTGGATTATGGACTGTGTTCTACTTCAGAATCTTCAATATTCTCTCACGATAAAGGAAATGTTTCTATTTTCACTGACAGAGTAACTGAAACAAGATTTGTTCACTCAGATTCTATAAATTCTCTAAATTTCCATAATTCTCTAATTTACTCTGCTTCTTCCGATAAATCGTCCAAGATCACAGATTTAAGATCTAAAGATGTCGTGtttcataaaattgaaaaggCAGAAATAAATGCAATAGACACAAATAAAGACAATCTTTTTGCCATGGGGGATGATCTCGGATCTATAAAAGTCATCGACATGAGAATGccaaaaaatgaaataggAATATTCTGGCATAAATCAAGTATCTCATCTTTAACTTGGAAAGATTCAGACATTTTCTTAAGCACAAGTGATGAACAATTGTGCATTTTTGACACTTCACTTGAGGACGAATGggaatatgaaaaatatcttctttttgTACACCAAGGACAAAGGTATTACAAAGATGTGTGTCTAGTAAATAATCTGGTAATTACTACGTCAGTGGATGGACTGTGCTTTTTTACTCCGATCTCATTTtcagaataa